In Clupea harengus chromosome 13, Ch_v2.0.2, whole genome shotgun sequence, one DNA window encodes the following:
- the polr1c gene encoding DNA-directed RNA polymerases I and III subunit RPAC1: MAAPMSNVDEIRNRVILGEYGVKNVHTTDYPGNYPGYDDKWDFQKFKKNFRIDIVQMDDNTMEFDMVGIDAAIANAFRRILLAEVPTMAVEKVFIYNNTSIIQDEILAHRLGLIPIKADPRLFEYRNAGDEEGTEIDTIQLQLTVKCTRNPRAPKDSADPREIYLNHMIYSKDMKWVPIGNQADVFAEASIGPVFGDILLAQLRPGQELDITMHCVKGIGRDHAKFSPVATASYRLLPEITLLQPVEGEKAERLKRCFSPGVIELENKDGKQFAKVVNSRKDTCSREVLRHDDLKNLVKLARVRDHFIFSVESTGILPPDVLVSEAINVLLAKSQRFINELDSTGME; the protein is encoded by the exons ATGGCGGCTCCCATGAGCAACGTGGATGAAATAAGGAATAGAGTAATTTTGGGTGAATACGGTGTGAAAAAT GTTCATACTACTGACTACCCTGGTAACTACCCAGGATATGATGACAAATGGGATTTTCAGAAATTCAAAAAG aATTTTAGGATCGACATCGTACAAATGGATGACAATACCATGGAGTTCGATATGGTCGGCATAGATGCTGCCATCGCCAATGCCTTCCGACGGATCTTGTTGGCAGAG GTCCCAACGATGGCTGTTGAGAAAGTGTTCATCTACAACAACACTTCCATCATTCAGGATGAGATCCTTGCACACAGACTTGGGTTAATCCCAATCAAGGCTGATCCACGTCTCTTTGAGTACAGGAATGCAG GCGATGAAGAGGGCACGGAGATTGACACAATTCAGCTCCAGCTGACGGTCAAGTGTACACGGAATCCCAGAGCGCCGAAGGACTCCGCTGATCCGCGGGAGATCTACCTTAACCACATGA TCTACTCCAAAGACATGAAGTGGGTGCCCATCGGGAACCAGGCTGATGTGTTTGCGGAGGCCAGCATTGGTCCTGTGTTTGGTGACATCCTTCTGGCACAGCTGCGCCCAGGACAGGAGCTGGACATAACCATGCACTGTGTGAAGGGCATCG GTAGGGACCATGCCAAGTTCTCCCCGGTGGCCACGGCCAGTTATCGTCTCCTTCCGGAGATCACGTTACTGCAGCCCGTCGAGGGGGAGAAAGCCGAGAGGCTGAAGCGCTGCTTCTCGCCAGGTGTCATCGAGCTGGAGAACAAAGATG GAAAACAATTTGCTAAGGTGGTCAACAGTCGCAAGGATACGTGCAGCCGGGAGGTCCTGCGACACGATGACCTGAAGAATCTGGTGAAGCTGGCAAGAGTGCGGGACCATTTCATTT TCTCGGTGGAGTCTACGGGGATACTGCCGCCCGACGTGCTCGTTTCGGAAGCCATTAACGTCCTCCTGGCCAAGAGCCAGAGGTTCATTAACGAGCTGGACTCCACAGGCATGGAGTAG